The following are encoded in a window of Sutcliffiella horikoshii genomic DNA:
- a CDS encoding DUF3986 family protein, translating into MLFDNNYHLHAGYYKDGHDLEAILLKVKYQNVWCMFFENDFYQLNLPRGPYPTLQNFGLMVGIYFLKTEDLTEQKAAELLEEFLKEHKLI; encoded by the coding sequence ATGCTTTTTGATAACAACTACCACCTGCATGCAGGCTACTACAAGGACGGCCACGATCTGGAAGCCATCCTTTTGAAAGTGAAATACCAAAACGTTTGGTGCATGTTTTTTGAAAACGATTTTTACCAACTGAACCTCCCACGAGGTCCCTACCCAACCCTACAAAACTTCGGCCTAATGGTAGGAATCTACTTCCTAAAAACAGAAGACCTAACCGAACAAAAGGCAGCCGAACTACTCGAAGAATTTTTAAAAGAACATAAATTGATTTAA